The Candidatus Nanosynbacter featherlites region CCAGAGAATGATGATGAGACGCTGGGCTACAAGGTTGGTGCGGATTTGATTAAACAAGCGGCCAAGAACTTGAACAAGCAGGCTGGTGACGGTACCACGACGGTGACGGTGCTGACCTATTCGATTTTGAAGGAAGCCAACCGGCTAATCGCAGCGGGCCACAACCCAATGGAGCTGCGCAAGGGTATTGAGCAGGCCGGCGCGGAAATTGTCAAAGAGCTGAACAAATTAGCGGAGCCAATTGAGGGTAAGTCTGAGCGCGTGGCGGAAGTAGCAACCATTTCGGCGGGTGACGCGGAAATTGGTAAATTGATTGCTGGTGTCATCGAGAAAGTTGGTAAAGACGGCGTGGTGACGGTCGAAGCAGGCCAAGGCTTGGAATTAGAGGCCGAGGTCGTTGAAGGCTTTAGTCTAGACAAAGGCTGGGTCAGTCCGTTCTTCGTCACCGACACTGGTCGGCAAGAGGCGGTTTATGAAAAACCAGCGATTTTGATTACCGATAAGAAAATTTCCAGCGTGCAAGAATTCCTGCCAATGTTGGAGAAATTGGCACAAAGCGGCAAGAAGGACGTGGTGCTGATCGCTGATGAGGTTGAAGGCGAGGCGCTGAGCATTTTGGTACTGAACAAGCTCAAGGGCATATTTAACACCGTAGCGGTCAAGGCACCAAGCTTCGGCGACCGCCGCAAGGAGATTTTGCGCGATATCGCGGTGCTGACCGGCGCAACGGTGATTTCTGAGGACCACGGGTTGACGTTTGAGAATGCTGGCCTGGAGGTCTTAGGTTCAGCGCGTAAGGTGATTGTCGGTAAAGATGAAACCACCATCGTTGAGGGCGCGGGTAAGCCATCAGCCGTGAAGGAACAGATCGCTCAGATTAAGGCACTGTCTGACAACGCCTCCAGCGAATACGAAAAAGAACAATTCGACAAGCGAGCAGCGGCGCTATCTGGCAAAGTGGCCGTCATTAAAGTCGGCGGCGCGACCGAGACCGAGATTGACGAAAAGAAGTTCCGCGTGGACGACGCCGTGGCAGCTACTAAGGCAGCCTTGGCCGAGGGAATTGTCGCTGGTGGTGGTGTGACGCTGGTAAACTTGGCTGGCGGGCTGAAGGTGACTGGCGCGGATAGCATCGCGGCTGGCCGGCAGATTCTAAAGGATGCCCTAAAGCAGCCATTCCTACAGATTATGCGTAACGCTGGCTTGAACGCCGACGCACTACTAGCGCAAGTCGAAGTGGGCAAAGCTGGCTTTGGCGTTAATGTTATGAAACCTGCGAACGAATTGGTGGATGTCAAAAAAGCTGGTGTCATCGACCCGGCGCGTGTCACCAAGGAAGCAGTGCAGAATGCGGTATCTATCGCCTCAACCGCAGCGACCATGGGCGCACTAGTCGTCGACGTACCAGAGCCAGAAGCTCCAGCTGCACCTGGCAGTATGCCGGGCATGGGGATGATGTAGCAGGCTACATCAAACAAAATAGGGCCGGTAGCAGGCCCTATTTTAATGAATTGAAATGACTATTTTTGTGGATTTGACAGGTAATCTATCTCTTTGATCACATCCAGCAGAGCTTGGGCGCGGCGAGATTCATCGGCGATGGCACCAGCTGCTGCGTGTGC contains the following coding sequences:
- the groL gene encoding chaperonin GroEL (60 kDa chaperone family; promotes refolding of misfolded polypeptides especially under stressful conditions; forms two stacked rings of heptamers to form a barrel-shaped 14mer; ends can be capped by GroES; misfolded proteins enter the barrel where they are refolded when GroES binds), yielding MAKKVFYDDDARARVLGGAEALYNAVKVTYGPKGRNVVIAKGFGGPTVTHDGVTVAEGIELPENDDETLGYKVGADLIKQAAKNLNKQAGDGTTTVTVLTYSILKEANRLIAAGHNPMELRKGIEQAGAEIVKELNKLAEPIEGKSERVAEVATISAGDAEIGKLIAGVIEKVGKDGVVTVEAGQGLELEAEVVEGFSLDKGWVSPFFVTDTGRQEAVYEKPAILITDKKISSVQEFLPMLEKLAQSGKKDVVLIADEVEGEALSILVLNKLKGIFNTVAVKAPSFGDRRKEILRDIAVLTGATVISEDHGLTFENAGLEVLGSARKVIVGKDETTIVEGAGKPSAVKEQIAQIKALSDNASSEYEKEQFDKRAAALSGKVAVIKVGGATETEIDEKKFRVDDAVAATKAALAEGIVAGGGVTLVNLAGGLKVTGADSIAAGRQILKDALKQPFLQIMRNAGLNADALLAQVEVGKAGFGVNVMKPANELVDVKKAGVIDPARVTKEAVQNAVSIASTAATMGALVVDVPEPEAPAAPGSMPGMGMM